One Pirellulales bacterium genomic region harbors:
- a CDS encoding polyribonucleotide nucleotidyltransferase, with amino-acid sequence MKVRVEKQIGANILSIETGFLAKQAAGSCLVQYGETVVLTAAATGPPRPGIDFFPLTCDYRERTAAAGKFPGGFLKREGRPTMKETLTSRLVDRPIRPLFPEWFHDEVQIQSFVVASDRQNDADVLAMNGASACLAISPLPFQGPVAAVRLGRIDGAWVPFPTQDDLEESDLDLVVSGSKDAVLMIEGFAREMPESEMLEAIAEAHRIIKEICELQEELARKVAPEKKQYEVPASDGVYERLHSNYYSAFTTAKQTVGKHARADAVAALKAKVMAEVIPDPKAEGAVCPASFARSWSKLEEHIVRDLILSGTRPDGRGSKDLRPIHCEVDVLPRVHGSAVFQRGETQALITVTLGTTRDEQRVDGLIEEYSKKFMLDYNFPSFSVGEVRPIRGPGRREIGHGALAERSVKPILPDPDVFPYTIRVISDILESNGSSSMASVCGATLGLMAAGVKITNPVAGISVGLVKETEDKWTLLTDIIGDEDHYGDMDFKIAGTQNGITGIQLDLKINGISADIIRATMTQSREARINILRSMLTAIPMPRDEISAWAPRLLRTKIPPEKIGLLIGPGGKTIRGIQEQTGAVIEVEDDGTVTIASSDAGAAESAMRRVEALTESVTVGKLYEGRVTSVKDFGAFVEILPGKDGLVHISELSDEYVTSVGDVCKVGDAMTVKVIAIDDQDRVKLSRRAVLREQAAATADSDR; translated from the coding sequence TTGAAAGTACGTGTCGAAAAGCAAATCGGAGCGAACATCCTCTCGATCGAGACCGGCTTCCTCGCCAAGCAGGCGGCCGGCAGTTGTCTGGTGCAATATGGCGAGACCGTCGTACTGACGGCTGCCGCCACGGGCCCACCCCGGCCGGGCATCGACTTCTTTCCGCTCACCTGCGACTACCGCGAACGCACCGCGGCAGCCGGCAAGTTTCCCGGAGGATTCCTCAAGCGCGAGGGACGCCCCACGATGAAGGAGACGCTCACCTCGCGTCTCGTTGATCGGCCGATTCGCCCGCTCTTCCCCGAATGGTTTCACGACGAGGTACAGATTCAATCGTTCGTAGTGGCCAGCGACCGGCAGAACGACGCGGATGTGCTCGCCATGAACGGCGCGAGTGCCTGCCTGGCGATTTCGCCACTGCCGTTTCAGGGTCCGGTTGCGGCCGTACGGCTGGGACGGATTGACGGCGCCTGGGTTCCCTTCCCCACGCAAGACGATTTGGAAGAGAGCGATCTCGACCTCGTGGTCTCGGGCAGCAAGGATGCCGTCCTGATGATCGAGGGTTTCGCCCGCGAAATGCCCGAGAGCGAGATGCTCGAGGCGATCGCCGAAGCGCATCGGATCATCAAAGAAATCTGCGAACTGCAGGAAGAGCTGGCCCGCAAGGTAGCGCCGGAAAAGAAGCAGTACGAGGTTCCGGCCTCGGACGGCGTTTACGAGCGGTTACACAGCAACTACTACAGCGCCTTTACGACCGCCAAGCAGACTGTGGGTAAGCACGCCCGCGCCGATGCCGTGGCCGCCTTGAAGGCCAAGGTAATGGCCGAAGTGATCCCGGACCCGAAGGCCGAAGGCGCGGTCTGCCCCGCCAGCTTTGCCCGGTCGTGGAGCAAGCTGGAAGAGCACATCGTACGCGACCTGATTCTGTCGGGCACCCGGCCCGATGGCCGCGGGTCGAAGGATTTGCGTCCGATCCATTGCGAGGTTGACGTTCTGCCCCGCGTCCACGGTTCGGCCGTCTTCCAACGTGGCGAGACGCAAGCCTTGATCACGGTCACTTTGGGTACCACCCGCGACGAGCAGCGCGTGGACGGCTTGATCGAAGAGTATTCCAAGAAATTCATGTTGGACTACAACTTCCCGTCCTTCTCGGTGGGTGAAGTTCGTCCGATTCGCGGGCCAGGGCGTCGCGAAATCGGCCACGGCGCGCTGGCCGAACGCAGCGTCAAGCCGATCCTGCCCGATCCGGATGTGTTTCCCTATACGATCCGTGTGATTTCCGACATTCTGGAATCCAACGGCTCTAGCTCTATGGCCTCGGTCTGCGGAGCAACCTTGGGCCTGATGGCCGCGGGAGTGAAGATCACCAATCCCGTCGCGGGCATTTCGGTCGGACTGGTCAAAGAGACCGAAGACAAGTGGACCTTGCTCACCGACATCATCGGCGACGAGGATCACTACGGCGACATGGATTTCAAGATCGCCGGCACGCAGAACGGCATCACCGGCATTCAGCTCGATCTGAAGATCAACGGCATCAGCGCCGACATCATTCGGGCTACGATGACACAATCGCGGGAAGCGAGGATCAACATTCTTCGCTCTATGCTGACGGCCATCCCCATGCCGCGCGACGAGATCTCGGCCTGGGCACCACGCTTGCTGCGTACCAAGATTCCGCCCGAAAAGATCGGCCTCTTGATCGGTCCGGGCGGCAAGACGATCCGTGGCATCCAGGAGCAAACCGGTGCCGTGATCGAAGTCGAGGACGACGGCACGGTGACGATTGCCAGCAGTGACGCCGGCGCGGCCGAAAGTGCCATGCGTCGTGTCGAGGCGTTGACCGAAAGTGTCACAGTCGGCAAGCTTTATGAAGGACGCGTCACCAGCGTCAAGGATTTCGGCGCGTTTGTCGAAATTCTGCCCGGCAAGGATGGCCTGGTACACATTAGCGAGCTGTCCGACGAATATGTCACCAGCGTTGGCGATGTGTGCAAAGTCGGCGACGCGATGACAGTGAAAGTTATCGCCATCGACGATCAAGACCGCGTCAAGCTGAGCCGCCGTGCGGTATTGCGCGAGCAAGCTGCCGCCACGGCCGACAGCGACAGGTAA
- the rpsO gene encoding 30S ribosomal protein S15: protein MTITKERKQALIGDFQRGESDTGSPEVQIALLTTRIGELTEHLRTHTKDYASRRGLLMMVSRRRRLLDYLKKVTPQRYLDIIRRLDIRK, encoded by the coding sequence ATGACTATCACAAAAGAGCGTAAGCAAGCACTGATCGGGGACTTCCAACGTGGCGAGAGCGATACCGGCTCGCCCGAAGTCCAAATCGCTCTGTTGACGACCCGGATTGGGGAATTGACGGAGCATCTGCGGACGCACACGAAGGACTACGCCAGTCGGCGAGGTCTGTTAATGATGGTCAGTCGCCGACGTCGGCTGTTGGATTACCTCAAGAAGGTGACTCCGCAGCGCTACTTGGACATCATTCGGCGTCTCGACATACGTAAATAG
- a CDS encoding fumarylacetoacetate hydrolase family protein, producing the protein MKLGKMRFPSGTETIGVVIDGNAIPLALSGGHFETLTEILEADDPKSTVEFLIDQSAEKVPVAEVTPLSVIDAQEVWAAGVTYTRSKTARMAESTAAATHYDRVYVAARPELFFKATPSRVAGPGRPVRIRHDAIWNVPEPELALVLNSRLRLVGYTIGNDMSSRDIEGENPLYLPQAKMYDACCSLGPWITLADRMPPRDEINIHLTIRRGNRTVFAGETNVGKMARSFEDLIGYLGRDNVFREGVFLLTGTGIVPEDDFSLAAGDVVDITIDGIGTLSNPVVQG; encoded by the coding sequence ATGAAACTCGGCAAGATGCGATTTCCTTCCGGCACTGAAACGATCGGGGTCGTGATCGATGGCAATGCCATCCCCTTGGCGCTTTCCGGCGGCCACTTCGAAACGCTGACCGAGATCCTGGAAGCAGACGATCCAAAATCGACCGTCGAGTTCCTGATCGATCAATCCGCCGAAAAGGTGCCGGTCGCCGAGGTCACGCCCCTGTCAGTGATTGATGCCCAGGAAGTTTGGGCCGCCGGCGTCACCTATACGCGTAGCAAAACGGCGCGGATGGCCGAATCGACTGCCGCCGCCACGCATTACGACCGGGTCTATGTCGCGGCGCGCCCGGAACTATTCTTCAAAGCCACACCCAGCCGCGTGGCGGGCCCCGGCCGACCGGTGCGAATTCGCCACGATGCAATTTGGAACGTGCCGGAGCCCGAGTTGGCCCTGGTGCTGAACTCGCGCTTGCGGCTCGTCGGATACACGATTGGCAACGATATGAGCTCGCGTGATATCGAGGGGGAAAACCCGCTCTATTTGCCTCAGGCCAAGATGTACGACGCCTGCTGCTCTTTGGGGCCTTGGATTACGCTGGCGGATCGCATGCCGCCCCGCGACGAGATCAACATTCACCTGACCATCCGCCGCGGCAATCGGACGGTGTTTGCGGGCGAAACGAATGTTGGCAAAATGGCCCGATCGTTCGAGGATTTGATCGGCTACCTGGGCCGAGACAACGTGTTTCGCGAGGGGGTGTTCCTGCTCACTGGGACAGGTATTGTGCCCGAGGACGACTTTTCCTTGGCTGCCGGCGACGTGGTCGACATTACGATCGACGGCATCGGCACCCTCTCGAACCCAGTCGTGCAGGGCTGA
- a CDS encoding RluA family pseudouridine synthase produces MSSDTPSTPETLALVVPESAVGTRLDAFLAQQLPQYSRVHLRRLINAKSVTVGGLRVKAAYPLRAGQQISVELIDPPRASPQPENIPLEVLYEDRWLAVINKPPGMVVHPAKGHWSGTLTAAMQFHFDQLSEVGGPSRPGVVHRLDRDTTGVIVIAKDDQVHRRLAMQFEDRTIEKEYFALVVNAPDHDRDWIDLPIGLHPREREKMAIRPHDPDSRPARSFYEVLERFDGFAAVRVVPHTGRTHQIRVHLQSIGCPVLCDRVYGGRATITRGEIRRQLADTEILLARQALHARRLQFVHPETNEPLVVEAPLPADMQLMLDDLRTYRRL; encoded by the coding sequence ATGAGTAGCGACACCCCCTCCACACCGGAAACGCTCGCGCTCGTCGTTCCCGAGTCGGCCGTCGGCACGCGCTTGGACGCGTTTCTGGCTCAACAGTTGCCGCAATACAGTCGCGTCCATTTGCGGCGGCTGATCAATGCCAAAAGCGTTACAGTCGGTGGCCTGCGCGTAAAGGCGGCTTATCCGCTGCGCGCCGGCCAACAGATCAGCGTCGAACTCATTGACCCGCCCCGCGCGTCGCCCCAGCCAGAGAATATCCCGCTCGAAGTTCTCTACGAAGACCGCTGGTTGGCCGTGATCAACAAGCCGCCGGGCATGGTCGTTCATCCGGCCAAGGGGCATTGGTCTGGCACCTTGACGGCGGCCATGCAGTTCCACTTCGACCAACTCAGCGAGGTGGGCGGTCCGTCACGACCCGGCGTCGTGCATCGGCTAGACCGCGATACGACGGGCGTCATCGTAATTGCCAAAGACGACCAGGTGCATCGTCGCCTGGCGATGCAATTCGAAGACCGCACGATTGAAAAGGAGTATTTCGCGCTTGTGGTAAACGCGCCCGATCATGATCGGGACTGGATCGACCTGCCGATCGGCCTGCATCCGCGCGAACGCGAAAAAATGGCCATCCGACCCCACGATCCCGACAGTCGTCCTGCGCGCAGCTTCTACGAGGTATTGGAGCGGTTCGACGGCTTTGCCGCGGTGCGCGTCGTACCTCATACGGGCCGTACCCATCAGATTCGCGTGCATTTGCAAAGCATCGGTTGTCCGGTGCTGTGCGATCGGGTTTACGGCGGCCGCGCTACGATCACGCGCGGCGAAATCCGTCGACAGTTGGCCGATACCGAGATCCTGCTCGCGCGGCAAGCGCTGCATGCCCGGCGTTTGCAGTTCGTGCATCCAGAGACGAACGAGCCGCTGGTGGTCGAGGCTCCTTTGCCGGCGGATATGCAACTTATGCTGGATGATTTGCGAACGTATCGCCGCTTGTAA